Genomic window (Phosphitispora fastidiosa):
GCTTGCCTTGAAGGGTGCCCAAATTGACAGTAATATTGGTAATAATTATAAAACTGCATCTTACTGCTCCTGAGTCGGATACAAAGGTATTATTATCGATAATACTTACTCCTGATGTGGAAGATATCAGGATATAACGGTAATTGTTATTGGATGCAGCTAGAGGTGCGTAGTTGAATGTGCAATTGGTTATTTGAAACTCAGTTGCCTTAATTCCTATTCCGAACTCGCATACTGAAATTTCACAGTTATTAATATAGATACCTGCAGCCGCCAGATTATTAATATTAATTACAGTTTCTGTCGATAGTACGGATGGAAAGTTCTGAACTATCTTCATATCCTGAATAACAACATCAGAAACTGTTATATTGAACATGTTGACTACTGCGGGTGTTGTAGTAATAACTGTAGTAGCTGCTGAACCTTGACCTTCAATTGTAACAGATTTATTAACATTGATTGTTGATGTAATTATAAAAGTTTCTGCATCGAGCAACAATCTGTCTCCATTGTTCGCAGCTATAATGGCATCCTGTATAGTAGTGAAGGGCTGGGTGGAACCTACAAGCAGTGTGTTTCCTGTTGGAGGCGGAACTGGCCTTATATCTGGCGGAACTGGTTGTTCAAGCTTTAAGAAGGTTTCTCCAGTAGTTAGATCAATATAGATATCTCCAGTTTCTCCTACAGCACAAGTAGGGGCACCAACTCCAGTTAAAACAATAGTACCTGTGGCTCCGGTTGGGCCAGTATCACCTGTAGCTCCGGTTGGTCCGGTATCACCTGTGGCTCCAGTTGGTCCGGTATCACCGGTGGCTCCAGCTGGGCCAGCAGGACCAGTATCGCCAGTCGGGCCTGTTGGGCCAGTCGGACCTGTTGGGCCAGTCGGACCTGTTGGGCCAGTCGGACCAGTATGACATTTCTTGTCGTCATCATCGTAAAAATAGTCTACATCATCAATCTCTTCTCCGTAGTAACCATGCTCTTTGAAGTAATCATTATCGTCGTCATTGTGGAAATCTTTTCTAAAATGTTTTTTTTCTCTTCATTCAAGGGCATTCGTTCCCCCTTTACGAGTTTGTTTTATAGTGTTCCTTCTATATACATGATACATGGGTTATTCTATACCCTATGCCTAAAAAAGGAGTTCACATTTGTCAACTCCTTTTAGGATTGAAGGGAGGGATATTACTGAACTCATTCAGCGGTTTTTCGTACCCGAAACGCGGTTCAAGTATGCCATTCTACTTTCTTCTATGCGATTTGCATGATAACAAGGTGCGCTGAAACAGGCTCTGTTCCTCCAGCGAGAGGAGTGATGGTTAGTGCTGTGGATTCGCTAACCGGATTTCGTACAGTGAGGATTGAATTGATGACTGTCGTTTGCACAAGAGCCATTCCTACTAACTGAGAAGTACCTGTTGCTCGCCCGACCACAGTATAGGCTAATTCAACGGCTCCCCCTCCAGAATCGAGAGTTAACACCAGTTGACCTGCTTCGTCGACACTCACCTGAAATAATACCTGATAAGTGCCAATTGCAGACAAGTTAAATGTGCTGGGACCAGTACGGACAATAGCAGCCCCACTAGTAGGTCCATCCTGCGGAAAGTCTACGTCTGTACCAGGAGCAACTGTTGCTGCATTATCAGGTGGCATCAACGCATAAAAATCTGCAAAGTTTAATACTCCTCCAGTTGGGCCGGTATCACCGGTGGCTCCGGTTGGGCCGGTATCACCTGTAGGTCCGATTGGTCCAGTATCGCCTGTGGCTCCGGTTGGGCCAGTATCGCCTGTTACTCCAGCTGGACCAATATCGCCTGTGTCGCCAGTCGGGCCAGCAGGACCTGTGTCGCCAGTCGGGCCTGTTGGGCCAGTGTCGCCTGTAGCTCCGGTTGGGCCGGTATCGCCTGTGGCTCCAACTGGGCCTATATCACCTGTAGGTCCGATTGGGCCGGTATCACCGGTGGCTCCGGTTGGGCCAGTATCGCCTGTGGCTCCGGTTGGGCCAGTATCGCCTGTTACTCCAGCTGGACCGATATCGCCTGTGTCGCCAGTCGGGCCAGCAGGACCTGTGTCGCCAGTCGGGCCTGTTGGGCCAGTATCGCCAGTCGGGCAAGTTGGGCAAGTTGGACACTTCTTATCGTCATCATCGCAAAAATCGTCTACATCATCAATCTCTTCCTCGTAGTAACTATGCTCTTTGAAGTAATCATTATCGTCGTCATTGGGGAAATCTTCTCTAAAATATTTTTTTCCCTCTTCATGCATAGGGCATTCGTTACCTCCTTTACTAGTTTCTTAATGTAGTGTTCCTTCTATAATACTATGTTTCGTAAACATAAACTGATACAACTTATACCCACAGATTCACTGTTTCCTTCTTCGGATAAGTCCCTTCCCATGCTTGGGCGCACAAAAACGGCAAGAGTCGTTCGACTCTTGCCCGTTCTAATAATCATTTTGGTGGAGACAAGCGGGATCGAACCGCTGACCTCTTGGATGCCATTCAAGCGCTCTCGCGACATGTGCAATTTACGCACCCTTAAATTCCTCGATTAGGTTCATTAAAACAGAGTTCAGAGCCTCCAGACTTTTATCCACCTCATCCAGTGAAATAAAATCATTCGAGTTAAAAACATAAATGTTCTGCATCTTAATAAATTCTCGCCTGAAATCTTCATTATCCATTGCCTGTGAAAGATAAGTAAATTCTACAAATGACTTGTTGGCCTTTTATAAGATATCATCTGTAACAACAACTTTGGGTTGTTGAGCATTGCCTGTACGCGCTTCTGCTGTAAAAGAACGGCAATATCATAGAGATGTTTGGCCACATCAAAGTACTCCTGCCGCTGGTAATAGAACTCAGCAGCAAAGACCTTGTCAACAAATATTCGCTCCAATTTAATGGTTATAATCGAAAAGCTACATACATCGTAAACTGAGCCTAATATTTGTTTCTGTTCTTCTGTTGCCTGCTCATAAATGAGTGGAGAATTTGCCAGTCAATGCTTGCATAAAGCTGGTGGAAAGATGCAGCGATATTATGGTACAATATCGTTAAACAGGAATTTATTGAGCAGATAGCCATAATAAAAAGCACAAAAAATTAATCTTAGGTAAATTGTCGGAGGTTTATAAATGAACAAAATGATTAAGATTAGGAATGAAGAAGAAACAGATTATGAGAGAGTAGAAGAAATCACAAGGAAAGCTTTTTGGAATTTATATATTCCGGGGTGCATTGAACACTATTTAGTTCATGTTATGCGATCCCACAAAGACTTTCTTCCGGAGTTGGATCTGGTGATTGAAGTTGATAATCGCATCATCGGGAATATCATGTATACGAAAACAAAACTAATTGATGAGTCTGGGGAAGAAAAAGACATCCTTACTTTCGGTCCAGTTTGCATTTTGCCAGAATATCAGAGAAAGGGGTATGGAAAAAAACTAATGGAGTATTCCTTTGAACAGGCGGCCGCACTTGATTATGATGTGATTGTAATATTTGGAAATCCGAATAATTATGTAAGCCACGGTTTTAAGAGTTGCAAAAAGTACAATGTCCGTCTTGAAAATGGGACATATCCGGCGGCAATGATGGTAAAAGAACTCAAACCAGATGTCTTGGACGGAAGAAAATGGGTTTACTATCAAAGTCCTGTATTTGAGATAGACGAACAAGAAGCTGGGCGCTTTGACGAGCGTTTGGAAAGCCTGGAGAAAAAATACCAGCCAAGTCAGGAAGAATTTTATATTAACAGCCATTCTATTATACAGTGAGTGTCCTTTAGTGTTATAAGGATAAGCTACAGCTTTCAATTTGTTGAGCAGGCCGACTCCATAAAAAGGGATTCGGCAACGGTATCCCCTGTTCAGTCTGCTATCAAATAAATTGAGGAAGGAAAATATTATGCTTACTTTAGATGATTTAATAAACTCCGACCGGTGCCCGGCACCGTATGAGCCAGGAGAGGAGCTTTGGAACGATCCTCATATTTCAAAAAAGATGCTTGAGGCACATCTCTCACCCGATACCGATGCCGCAAGCTATAAGCCGGAAAAAATTCAGGCAATCTGTGGATATCTAATTCGGGCAATGGGTCTTAAAAACGAAGAATCGATTGTAGACCTTGGATGCGGCCCTGGGCTTTACTGTTCGCGACTTGTTCAAAAGGGCTTTTACCTGACCGGAATAGATAGGTCGGAAACCTCAATCTGTTATGCCAGAAATTATAACCACGACGAACATGCAAATTATATTCTGGCAAGTTACCTGAATCCGTTTGGGTTAAATCAATTTGACGCAGCTTTGATGATTTCACAGGACTATGGCGTTCTCAGCCCGGAAAACAGGAAAATGTTGCTTGGCAACATCCGCAATGCCCTTAAACCGAACGGATATTTTGCTTTTGACGTTTCCAGTATGACTGCTTTTCAGAATAGGATAAATGGTGCCGCTTCCAAATGGTATGCGTCCGGGCCGGGATTCTGGAGACCCC
Coding sequences:
- a CDS encoding nucleotidyl transferase AbiEii/AbiGii toxin family protein, which translates into the protein MANSPLIYEQATEEQKQILGSVYDVCSFSIITIKLERIFVDKVFAAEFYYQRQEYFDVAKHLYDIAVLLQQKRVQAMLNNPKLLLQMISYKRPTSHL
- a CDS encoding GNAT family N-acetyltransferase, translated to MNKMIKIRNEEETDYERVEEITRKAFWNLYIPGCIEHYLVHVMRSHKDFLPELDLVIEVDNRIIGNIMYTKTKLIDESGEEKDILTFGPVCILPEYQRKGYGKKLMEYSFEQAAALDYDVIVIFGNPNNYVSHGFKSCKKYNVRLENGTYPAAMMVKELKPDVLDGRKWVYYQSPVFEIDEQEAGRFDERLESLEKKYQPSQEEFYINSHSIIQ
- a CDS encoding class I SAM-dependent methyltransferase; its protein translation is MLTLDDLINSDRCPAPYEPGEELWNDPHISKKMLEAHLSPDTDAASYKPEKIQAICGYLIRAMGLKNEESIVDLGCGPGLYCSRLVQKGFYLTGIDRSETSICYARNYNHDEHANYILASYLNPFGLNQFDAALMISQDYGVLSPENRKMLLGNIRNALKPNGYFAFDVSSMTAFQNRINGAASKWYASGPGFWRPHKHFVLEKTIIYPDIPTLCDFVVVVDSGIKTYHIYQSFFSPESIHSELKENGFRAEAILSNLRGDKYNAVSPEIGVICKKT